A single genomic interval of Shewanella psychropiezotolerans harbors:
- a CDS encoding LysR family transcriptional regulator, giving the protein MFIKSEQRRLSYQMLVFDEVVNRGSFTAAAEALGHTKSAVSQYVSQLETGLGVRLLNRSTRQLNLTAAGQKLARRSEQLVDLLSATLDEVQSLEHAPAGRISITAPHAFETSMVTPIVAELCNEYPKLTPELIFTDERLDLLEHKLDIAISVGPQKDSNYQAIPIGKLDSILVASPRYLARDGEIRAEHLSEQTLVILPWQNSAILKAKQGVEISYSSDQSLRVNTSISAINAVKSGVGIGLMPSIFVQDELETGVLQRVLPEFEGEVRVVYALHSYQKQLPLVMRRFVDRLKLEFQQQSKLKLKRLD; this is encoded by the coding sequence ATGTTCATTAAAAGTGAACAAAGGCGACTGAGCTATCAGATGTTGGTGTTCGATGAGGTCGTCAATCGGGGCTCCTTTACTGCGGCGGCCGAAGCATTAGGCCATACCAAGTCGGCGGTGAGTCAGTATGTGAGTCAGCTTGAAACCGGGCTTGGCGTTCGCCTACTCAACCGCAGTACACGTCAGCTTAACCTCACAGCAGCTGGTCAAAAACTGGCTAGGCGCAGCGAGCAGCTGGTGGATCTGTTGTCGGCGACCCTGGATGAGGTGCAATCTCTCGAGCACGCTCCTGCTGGTCGAATATCAATCACTGCGCCCCATGCCTTTGAAACGAGTATGGTGACGCCCATAGTGGCAGAGCTTTGCAATGAATATCCTAAACTGACCCCTGAACTGATTTTTACCGATGAACGGCTGGATTTACTGGAGCATAAGCTAGATATTGCCATCTCAGTTGGGCCACAGAAAGACAGTAACTATCAAGCCATACCCATAGGGAAATTAGACAGCATCTTGGTGGCTTCGCCGCGCTATTTAGCTAGAGATGGTGAGATACGAGCCGAGCACTTGAGCGAGCAGACTCTGGTGATCTTACCCTGGCAAAATTCGGCAATATTAAAGGCAAAGCAAGGGGTAGAGATAAGTTATAGCAGCGATCAGAGTTTGAGAGTTAACACCTCCATCAGCGCTATCAATGCAGTTAAGTCTGGAGTAGGGATTGGTCTGATGCCGTCAATCTTCGTGCAAGATGAATTGGAAACCGGCGTGTTACAGCGGGTATTACCCGAGTTTGAAGGTGAGGTGCGTGTTGTCTATGCGCTGCACTCCTATCAAAAACAACTCCCGCTAGTCATGCGACGCTTCGTCGATCGTTTAAAGTTGGAATTTCAACAGCAGAGTAAGCTGAAACTCAAGCGCCTCGACTAA
- a CDS encoding isochorismatase family protein: MTQSIRQSVMQASRDWIADFNRGDTQACIARYFPEAKMQVSPFGRFDGLEAIAQFWLEFAESKPGELVYRNIEIKVLNDKQAILSANWSMNIASGFITKELWTLADDGQWYLEEDDFSLLTQLEAPLANEQRSALILVDLQNDYFPGGRFELEGICDANKVAKTMLTHFRAKHLPVIHIQHIFEDDNAPFFAPNTTGIEIENSVAPIEAESVIVKHQIDSFINTALEQTLVELGIDKIVIVGAMAQACVQTICRSAVNKGYECEVIENGIAAPALEYGKHSFSGAEIVAANLLSLTFGGAQMKTSQAWLAQNS; encoded by the coding sequence ATGACTCAATCAATACGCCAATCCGTAATGCAAGCCAGTCGTGACTGGATAGCCGATTTCAACCGAGGCGACACCCAAGCCTGCATCGCCCGCTACTTTCCCGAAGCCAAGATGCAGGTCTCGCCCTTCGGTCGTTTCGACGGTCTAGAGGCCATCGCCCAATTCTGGCTAGAATTCGCCGAAAGCAAGCCAGGGGAACTCGTTTATCGCAATATTGAGATCAAGGTGCTTAACGACAAACAGGCCATCCTATCGGCCAATTGGTCGATGAATATCGCCAGCGGCTTTATAACCAAAGAACTATGGACCTTAGCCGATGATGGCCAATGGTATCTGGAAGAAGATGATTTCAGCCTACTCACTCAACTCGAAGCACCTTTGGCCAATGAGCAACGTTCCGCTCTGATATTAGTCGACTTGCAAAATGATTACTTTCCCGGCGGACGCTTCGAACTAGAAGGCATCTGTGACGCCAACAAAGTAGCCAAAACTATGCTAACCCACTTCAGAGCTAAGCACTTGCCGGTGATCCATATCCAACATATCTTCGAAGATGATAACGCCCCCTTCTTTGCGCCCAATACCACAGGCATAGAGATAGAAAACAGTGTCGCACCGATTGAGGCGGAGTCCGTGATCGTCAAGCATCAGATAGACAGCTTCATCAATACGGCTCTGGAGCAGACCTTGGTTGAGCTGGGCATAGATAAGATCGTTATCGTCGGCGCCATGGCACAGGCCTGTGTGCAGACTATCTGTCGCAGCGCAGTGAATAAGGGTTATGAGTGTGAAGTGATCGAAAATGGAATAGCCGCACCAGCATTAGAGTACGGAAAGCATAGTTTCAGCGGGGCAGAAATTGTCGCGGCAAACCTGTTATCCCTCACCTTCGGCGGCGCTCAGATGAAGACCAGCCAGGCCTGGTTAGCGCAAAACAGCTAA
- a CDS encoding YkvA family protein gives MSDNSNHGATDGYSDAGFWHKLKLFAKKAGLEVIDKALCLYYAAQRPDTPKWAKTVIFGALAYFIAPIDAIPDLTPVVGFSDDLGALAAALAMVSMYIDDSVKSQAAEKSAAWFD, from the coding sequence ATGTCCGATAATTCAAACCATGGCGCAACCGATGGCTATAGTGATGCAGGCTTCTGGCACAAGCTTAAACTGTTTGCCAAGAAAGCTGGTCTGGAGGTGATAGACAAGGCTCTATGTCTCTATTATGCAGCGCAACGCCCAGACACACCTAAGTGGGCCAAGACAGTGATCTTCGGCGCATTAGCCTATTTTATCGCGCCTATCGATGCCATCCCCGACTTGACTCCTGTGGTCGGCTTCTCAGATGATTTAGGTGCATTGGCTGCTGCGCTTGCTATGGTCAGCATGTATATCGACGACTCGGTAAAGAGTCAGGCGGCAGAAAAGTCCGCCGCCTGGTTTGATTAG
- a CDS encoding YgiQ family radical SAM protein, whose translation MQVESTLFTHPKYRSEQTEAAPFLPMSRKEMKKLGWDSCDIIIVTGDAYVDHPSFGMAVIGRMLESQGFRVGIISQPDWSNKEDFMKLGKPNLYFGVTSGNMDSMINRYTAERRMRHDDAYTAGNIGGKRPDRAVTVYTQRCKEAYKQVPVVIGGIEASLRRMAHYDYWSDKVRRSVILDAKADILAYGNAERPLVEISHRLAAGESIAELHDIRGTTVIRKEPLAEWKGMDSRKIDQLHKIDPIPHPYGADDVGCKNMSGPSDVKIFDNEAPKAISVQAPRPKPWEKTYVLLPSFEKVSEDKYLYAHASRILHQEQNPGCARALFQRHAERAIWINPPAWPLNTDEMDGVFGLPYKRVPHPSYGDDKIPAYDMIKTSINIMRGCFGGCSFCSITEHEGRIIQSRSQESIVNEIKDIQDKVPGFTGVISDLGGPTANMYRLGCKSVKAEKTCRRLSCVFPSICGHLDTDHSATIDLYRAARDVPGIKKVLIASGVRYDLATEDPRYVKELASHHVGGYLKIAPEHTEDGPLNKMMKPGMGTYEKFKELFDKYSKEAGKKQYLIPYFISAHPGTTNDDMVNLALWLKGEKFKLDQVQNFYPSPMANATTIYHTGLNSLKNVKHTSEKVTVPKKGRQRKLHKALLRYHDPAGWPMIREALIEMGREELIGNSPSCLVPTESRHEREAIRNKGKGGANNADNKPSSGGKKAFTRFSEDQFADRKPKSKAGSTSNKQGGKAFGTQESSANGQRQRPAKKNVWGTTPKHQR comes from the coding sequence ATGCAAGTTGAATCTACCTTATTTACTCATCCCAAATATCGCTCTGAGCAAACGGAGGCGGCCCCATTTCTGCCTATGTCTCGCAAAGAGATGAAGAAACTAGGCTGGGACAGCTGTGACATCATCATTGTGACCGGGGATGCCTATGTGGATCATCCCAGCTTCGGTATGGCCGTGATTGGACGTATGCTTGAGTCTCAAGGCTTCAGGGTCGGTATCATCTCTCAGCCAGACTGGTCTAATAAAGAAGACTTCATGAAGCTGGGTAAGCCAAACCTCTATTTTGGGGTGACTTCGGGCAATATGGACTCGATGATCAACCGTTATACTGCCGAGCGTCGCATGCGTCACGACGATGCTTATACGGCAGGAAATATCGGTGGTAAGCGCCCGGATCGCGCCGTAACCGTTTATACCCAGAGGTGTAAGGAAGCTTACAAGCAAGTGCCGGTTGTCATCGGTGGCATAGAGGCCAGCTTGCGCCGCATGGCCCACTACGATTATTGGTCTGACAAGGTGCGCCGCAGTGTGATCTTAGATGCTAAAGCCGATATTCTGGCCTATGGTAATGCCGAACGCCCTCTGGTGGAGATCTCCCATCGACTGGCGGCGGGTGAGTCTATTGCAGAACTGCACGATATTCGCGGTACCACTGTGATACGTAAAGAGCCACTTGCCGAATGGAAGGGCATGGACTCACGCAAGATAGATCAGCTACATAAGATAGACCCTATTCCTCATCCCTATGGCGCCGATGATGTGGGTTGTAAGAACATGTCCGGCCCGTCGGATGTGAAGATATTCGATAACGAAGCTCCCAAGGCCATCAGCGTACAGGCTCCGAGGCCTAAACCTTGGGAGAAGACCTATGTGTTATTGCCAAGCTTCGAGAAAGTGTCCGAAGACAAATACCTTTATGCTCACGCGTCTAGAATTTTGCATCAGGAGCAGAATCCGGGCTGTGCCCGTGCCCTGTTTCAGCGTCATGCCGAGCGCGCGATCTGGATAAACCCTCCTGCCTGGCCGTTAAATACCGACGAGATGGACGGTGTGTTTGGTCTGCCCTATAAGCGGGTGCCACATCCTTCATATGGTGACGACAAGATCCCCGCCTATGACATGATCAAGACCTCGATAAACATCATGCGTGGCTGTTTCGGTGGTTGTTCCTTCTGCTCCATTACCGAGCACGAGGGACGTATCATTCAGAGTCGCTCCCAAGAGTCTATCGTGAATGAGATCAAAGACATTCAGGATAAGGTGCCAGGCTTCACCGGCGTTATCTCAGATCTTGGTGGCCCGACGGCTAACATGTATCGTCTGGGCTGTAAGAGCGTCAAGGCCGAGAAAACCTGTAGACGACTCTCCTGTGTATTCCCCTCTATCTGCGGTCACTTAGATACAGATCATTCGGCGACGATCGATCTCTATCGTGCGGCAAGGGATGTTCCCGGGATCAAGAAGGTACTCATCGCCTCGGGTGTCCGTTACGATTTGGCCACCGAAGATCCCCGTTATGTGAAAGAGTTGGCGAGCCATCATGTGGGCGGCTATCTCAAGATTGCCCCCGAGCATACCGAAGATGGTCCGCTCAATAAGATGATGAAGCCGGGCATGGGCACCTATGAAAAGTTTAAGGAGTTGTTCGACAAGTACTCCAAGGAAGCAGGTAAAAAGCAGTATTTGATCCCTTACTTTATCTCGGCGCATCCAGGTACGACCAACGACGACATGGTCAATCTGGCGCTCTGGCTCAAGGGAGAGAAGTTTAAGCTGGATCAGGTGCAGAACTTCTATCCATCGCCGATGGCGAACGCGACCACCATATACCATACCGGACTCAATTCGCTGAAGAATGTAAAACACACCAGTGAAAAGGTGACTGTGCCGAAAAAAGGACGTCAGCGTAAGCTGCACAAGGCCTTGCTGCGCTACCACGATCCTGCTGGTTGGCCTATGATCCGCGAAGCGCTAATCGAGATGGGCAGAGAGGAGCTTATAGGCAATAGTCCCAGCTGCCTGGTTCCGACCGAGTCTCGCCATGAACGTGAAGCCATACGTAACAAGGGGAAGGGTGGAGCTAATAACGCTGACAATAAACCGTCTTCTGGTGGCAAGAAGGCCTTTACTCGCTTCTCTGAAGATCAGTTTGCCGACAGAAAGCCTAAGAGCAAGGCTGGCAGCACGTCGAATAAGCAGGGTGGGAAAGCATTTGGCACTCAAGAGAGTAGCGCCAATGGCCAAAGGCAACGTCCGGCGAAGAAGAATGTTTGGGGCACCACACCTAAGCATCAAAGGTAG
- a CDS encoding MAPEG family protein, with protein MSVVISGLYISLTAILVVALAMRVVKLRRKHKIGIGSADNKELELATRVHANLIENAPIAMALLLVAELNGLSGIYLHLLGIVWIVGRILHAVGLTRSKGGYHLGRFWGGLLSWLVILILAIVNITQFTLDSIGYLAK; from the coding sequence ATGTCAGTGGTTATTTCGGGTCTGTATATCAGTTTAACAGCGATATTAGTGGTGGCATTGGCCATGCGGGTGGTTAAGTTACGTCGCAAACATAAGATAGGCATAGGTAGTGCTGATAATAAAGAGCTAGAACTCGCCACTCGAGTCCATGCCAACTTGATCGAGAATGCGCCGATCGCCATGGCCTTGCTGCTGGTGGCGGAATTGAACGGCCTCTCCGGTATCTATCTTCATCTGCTCGGAATTGTCTGGATCGTCGGACGTATCTTACATGCCGTGGGACTGACCAGAAGTAAGGGTGGATATCACCTGGGGAGGTTCTGGGGTGGTCTGCTTAGTTGGTTAGTCATTTTGATCTTAGCCATTGTTAATATCACTCAGTTTACTCTGGACTCGATAGGCTACCTAGCTAAGTAA
- a CDS encoding threonine/serine exporter family protein, whose protein sequence is MDNEEFLEKRRFIIKLGKSLHKFGTPAYRLEAHLQAVSSLLGIEGYFLISPTAMTFVLQHDTDQEYNHVARVNPGELDLGSLARTDELVEELVSGKRTLTEALERLEEIANKPNPYGTKQTLLAFGSSAGAFAMLMGTSWNDVFWSAMLGLMVYGLVYRAERSKRMAEMLEPLAAILCAISATAISHFDPSINIPVVILSGIIIFIPGLALTLGMAELAARDLISGTARIMDAFMLLFKLYFGAILGMVVGSAIFGDAISFEPAPLPRWAIWSAVPILSMALVIIFKARMKDAPWGILAGIVAFFSSMLGSIYLGDSIGIFFGAFAVGVYSNLFARWMKAPASIALLQGIVILVPGSKTYIGLNTLILGETMLNQSHIGSQVFLIFMSLIAGLIFANVAVPPRRTL, encoded by the coding sequence GTGGACAACGAAGAATTTCTTGAGAAACGACGTTTTATTATCAAGTTAGGTAAGTCGTTGCATAAGTTTGGTACTCCGGCCTATCGACTGGAAGCCCATCTTCAAGCCGTTTCGAGCTTACTTGGCATAGAAGGATATTTTCTTATTTCGCCAACGGCGATGACCTTTGTGCTGCAGCACGATACAGATCAAGAGTATAACCATGTCGCCCGAGTAAACCCCGGTGAATTAGATCTTGGCTCTCTGGCTCGTACCGATGAGTTGGTCGAAGAATTAGTCTCAGGTAAGCGTACGCTAACCGAGGCATTAGAACGCCTCGAAGAGATCGCCAACAAGCCAAACCCCTACGGTACCAAGCAAACCTTATTGGCCTTCGGCAGCTCAGCCGGCGCATTTGCTATGTTGATGGGAACCAGTTGGAATGATGTATTCTGGTCGGCAATGCTAGGACTCATGGTCTACGGTTTGGTCTACCGCGCCGAGCGATCCAAGCGTATGGCCGAGATGCTTGAACCCTTAGCGGCCATCCTCTGTGCCATTTCGGCGACAGCTATCTCACATTTCGACCCGAGTATAAATATCCCAGTGGTGATCCTCTCCGGCATCATCATCTTTATCCCAGGGTTGGCACTAACATTAGGCATGGCAGAACTCGCCGCCAGAGATCTGATCTCGGGTACTGCACGTATCATGGATGCCTTCATGTTACTGTTTAAGCTCTATTTCGGCGCGATATTGGGCATGGTTGTAGGCTCAGCCATCTTCGGCGATGCAATCAGCTTCGAGCCCGCACCTTTACCCAGATGGGCTATTTGGTCGGCAGTGCCGATTCTTTCTATGGCATTGGTGATCATCTTTAAAGCCCGTATGAAAGATGCTCCTTGGGGAATACTCGCTGGCATAGTCGCATTCTTCTCATCCATGTTAGGCAGTATCTATCTCGGGGACTCCATCGGCATCTTCTTCGGCGCATTCGCCGTTGGAGTCTATTCCAATTTATTTGCCCGCTGGATGAAGGCTCCGGCCTCTATTGCCCTGCTACAAGGCATAGTGATCTTAGTGCCCGGCAGTAAAACTTACATAGGCCTGAATACACTTATCTTAGGTGAGACCATGCTTAATCAATCACACATAGGCAGCCAGGTCTTTCTGATCTTTATGTCGCTCATTGCCGGACTCATCTTCGCCAATGTTGCCGTGCCTCCGCGAAGAACACTCTAG
- a CDS encoding substrate-binding periplasmic protein, which translates to MFRYFLIFLVSLTSLLANVDAKPLKIVCHEFAPFSFQDSNNQITGILVEIARLACKSWQQGCEIELLPNKRAKKAFHSGQANGHFLGWNEERATSIWFSVPMLETEYGFYSLKQSNLSKINQLSSKSIGVLAPSNTYQSLLNIDLNQQQLGLEPMKIIMLNSANQQPLRMLAIGRFDAYFVNRDVGAYYAIQLNISDLDYLSSNEKTHYYLGFKMQYNDYDTIKSFNHHLATLLHQGVFDPLFKHWHVKTPKLNPSQYPSLNIPF; encoded by the coding sequence ATGTTTCGCTACTTCCTCATATTCCTTGTCTCTCTCACCAGCTTGCTCGCCAATGTCGATGCTAAGCCTTTGAAGATCGTCTGCCATGAATTTGCGCCTTTCAGCTTTCAGGACTCGAACAATCAGATCACTGGCATTCTCGTCGAAATAGCCAGACTCGCTTGTAAAAGCTGGCAGCAAGGCTGCGAGATTGAATTACTCCCGAATAAACGAGCGAAGAAAGCCTTTCACAGCGGACAAGCCAATGGACATTTTTTGGGCTGGAATGAAGAGCGTGCCACCTCCATATGGTTCTCAGTACCAATGCTTGAGACTGAATACGGATTTTACTCTCTCAAGCAAAGTAACCTCAGTAAAATAAATCAGTTATCAAGTAAATCCATAGGTGTCCTTGCCCCCTCAAATACTTACCAATCCTTGCTAAATATAGATCTTAACCAACAGCAACTAGGGCTGGAACCGATGAAAATCATCATGCTTAACTCTGCAAATCAACAACCTCTAAGAATGTTAGCTATTGGACGTTTCGATGCTTACTTCGTCAATAGAGACGTAGGTGCTTACTACGCCATCCAACTAAATATCTCAGATCTAGATTACTTAAGCAGTAATGAGAAGACCCATTATTATCTTGGCTTTAAAATGCAGTACAACGACTACGACACCATAAAATCATTCAATCACCATCTAGCAACACTGTTACATCAAGGCGTATTCGATCCGCTGTTTAAGCATTGGCATGTGAAAACACCTAAGCTAAACCCATCGCAATACCCGAGTCTCAACATTCCTTTCTAA
- a CDS encoding mannose-1-phosphate guanylyltransferase/mannose-6-phosphate isomerase, giving the protein MILPVIMAGGAGSRLWPLSRQMYPKQFLTLNGDSSMLQSTAMRLKGIEHAPAMVICNEEHRFSVAEQFRANKIPNSGIILEPVGRNTAPAIALAALTAIKNNDDPLLLVLAADHLIKNERAFRQSVKTATEFAQAGKLVTFGIVPTAPETGYGYIKRGDTYGKGAGYCVAKFVEKPNLARAQAYMDSKNYYWNSGMFLFKASRYLDELKTHSPEIYAACEKAISNTAHDFDFLRVDKAAFEECPDNSIDYAIMEPLCNSEDSDKVVVVPMDCGWSDVGSWSALWEVKDKDCNGNAFQGDVISIDTRNSYVHATDKLVATVGLEDVIIVETKDAILVSKQTEVQQVKQIVEQLKENQRSEWQHHREVYRPWGKYDSIDYGQRFQVKHITVNPGAKLSVQMHHHRAEHWIVVSGTARVTNGDQEILLTENQSTYIPIGTTHALENPGKIPLELIEVQSGSYLGEDDIVRLEDRYGRKDEQV; this is encoded by the coding sequence ATGATTTTACCTGTAATCATGGCAGGTGGAGCAGGTTCACGGCTCTGGCCCTTGTCGCGACAAATGTACCCCAAACAGTTTCTCACCTTAAACGGTGATAGCTCTATGCTACAAAGCACGGCTATGCGTCTCAAGGGGATTGAACATGCTCCTGCCATGGTGATCTGTAATGAAGAACATAGGTTTTCAGTTGCAGAGCAGTTTCGAGCCAACAAGATCCCCAATAGCGGGATTATTCTTGAACCTGTAGGGCGCAACACGGCTCCGGCTATCGCTCTGGCGGCATTAACCGCGATTAAAAATAATGATGATCCCTTATTGTTAGTGTTAGCTGCCGATCACCTGATTAAAAATGAACGAGCGTTTCGTCAGTCAGTTAAAACGGCCACTGAATTTGCTCAAGCTGGCAAGCTGGTTACGTTCGGTATAGTGCCCACGGCGCCAGAAACCGGTTATGGCTACATAAAACGCGGCGATACCTATGGTAAAGGCGCAGGCTATTGTGTGGCAAAGTTTGTGGAGAAACCGAATCTAGCAAGGGCTCAGGCCTATATGGATAGCAAGAACTACTATTGGAACAGTGGTATGTTCCTATTTAAAGCCAGTCGCTACTTAGATGAGCTTAAAACTCATAGCCCGGAGATCTATGCAGCATGTGAAAAAGCTATCTCTAATACTGCCCATGACTTCGACTTTTTACGAGTGGATAAGGCCGCATTTGAGGAATGCCCGGATAACTCTATCGATTACGCAATAATGGAGCCTCTGTGCAATAGCGAAGATTCAGATAAAGTTGTGGTCGTTCCCATGGATTGTGGCTGGAGTGACGTAGGTAGCTGGTCTGCGCTTTGGGAAGTGAAAGACAAGGACTGTAACGGTAATGCCTTTCAAGGCGATGTGATAAGCATAGACACCAGAAATTCCTATGTTCACGCTACCGACAAGCTAGTGGCTACCGTAGGCTTGGAAGATGTGATAATCGTTGAAACAAAAGATGCTATTTTAGTTTCAAAACAGACCGAAGTTCAGCAAGTTAAACAGATTGTTGAGCAATTAAAAGAAAACCAACGAAGTGAATGGCAGCACCATCGTGAAGTATATCGCCCCTGGGGGAAATATGACTCCATCGACTACGGTCAGCGTTTTCAGGTGAAACATATCACGGTAAACCCAGGCGCTAAACTGTCAGTTCAGATGCACCATCACAGGGCCGAACATTGGATCGTGGTATCCGGCACTGCAAGAGTGACTAACGGTGATCAAGAGATCTTACTAACAGAAAATCAGTCAACATACATACCCATTGGCACTACCCATGCCCTTGAAAACCCCGGTAAAATCCCATTAGAGCTGATCGAAGTACAGTCGGGGTCCTATCTTGGCGAGGATGATATTGTCCGCCTTGAAGACCGCTACGGCCGCAAAGATGAGCAGGTGTAA
- a CDS encoding phosphomannomutase, translating into MLLSSNVIKSSGIAFGTSGARGLVTQFTNEVCAAFTHSFVATQRQTFTFNHVAIAIDNRPSSFRMAMACAKALEHLSIKAIYYGVVPTPALAYAAMQDNIPSIMVTGSHIPFDRNGLKFYRPDGEISKSDEQEILCTRAEFSPLEDIPNLAVNPRAARLYVQRYISLFNASLLTGKRIGIYEHSSAGRDLYSEIFSALGAEVIALERSDDFVPIDTEAVSDEDIVKANKWSKQYALDAIFSTDGDGDRPLVADENGTWLRGDILGLLCANALHIEALSIPVNSNTAIESCAYFSHVKRTKIGSPYVIAEFSALAENYETIAGFEANGGFLLGSDVRLKQNTLKALPTRDALLPALMLFAEAKYKTISAVVDSLPKRVTYSDRIKNFATERSQIILTLGQDNPNRLLKALGFEEVSIQTLDCTDGLRVTLNDNRIIHLRPSGNAPELRCYAEADTVDMAKFLVHSCLSKVSVNGFVDLLSE; encoded by the coding sequence ATGTTATTGAGTTCAAATGTAATTAAAAGTAGTGGTATAGCCTTTGGCACCAGCGGTGCTCGTGGGCTGGTCACTCAATTTACCAATGAAGTTTGTGCGGCTTTCACCCACTCATTTGTCGCGACTCAGCGGCAAACCTTCACTTTCAACCATGTCGCCATCGCTATTGATAATCGCCCTAGTAGTTTTCGGATGGCAATGGCCTGTGCCAAGGCACTGGAACACTTGAGTATCAAAGCTATTTACTATGGCGTAGTTCCAACACCCGCACTAGCATATGCTGCAATGCAAGATAATATACCTAGTATCATGGTCACCGGAAGCCACATTCCATTTGACCGTAATGGCTTGAAGTTCTATCGCCCCGATGGAGAAATAAGCAAATCTGATGAACAAGAGATCTTGTGTACTCGGGCAGAGTTTTCCCCCTTAGAAGACATCCCTAACCTTGCTGTTAACCCGCGTGCTGCAAGGCTTTATGTCCAACGCTACATATCATTGTTTAATGCTTCGCTTCTCACAGGCAAGCGTATTGGTATTTATGAGCACTCAAGTGCTGGGCGAGACTTATATTCTGAGATATTCTCGGCCCTGGGCGCCGAAGTCATAGCTTTAGAGAGAAGTGATGATTTTGTGCCTATCGATACCGAGGCAGTATCCGATGAGGATATAGTTAAAGCGAACAAGTGGTCAAAACAATATGCTCTCGATGCCATATTCTCAACCGATGGCGATGGCGACCGTCCCCTCGTTGCCGATGAGAATGGCACTTGGTTACGGGGTGATATTTTAGGCTTACTCTGTGCCAATGCATTACACATAGAGGCACTCTCAATACCTGTTAATAGCAATACGGCCATCGAGAGTTGTGCATACTTCTCTCATGTGAAACGAACAAAGATTGGCTCGCCCTATGTTATTGCTGAGTTTTCTGCTCTAGCAGAAAATTATGAAACAATCGCAGGTTTTGAAGCAAACGGGGGCTTCTTGCTCGGCAGTGATGTAAGACTCAAGCAAAATACACTTAAAGCCCTGCCGACTCGAGATGCCCTCTTACCAGCATTAATGCTTTTTGCAGAGGCTAAATATAAAACTATTTCAGCCGTAGTCGACTCCCTCCCCAAAAGAGTGACATACAGCGACCGTATAAAAAACTTTGCCACGGAACGTAGCCAAATAATTTTGACTCTAGGCCAAGACAATCCTAACCGACTACTCAAGGCCTTAGGATTTGAAGAAGTATCAATTCAGACCCTTGATTGTACCGATGGCTTACGAGTGACCCTCAACGACAACAGAATAATCCACTTACGCCCCTCCGGAAATGCGCCTGAACTCAGATGCTACGCTGAAGCTGATACCGTCGACATGGCAAAATTCCTAGTACATTCTTGTTTAAGCAAGGTCAGCGTTAATGGGTTTGTAGATCTCTTATCCGAATAA